One Caloenas nicobarica isolate bCalNic1 chromosome 36, bCalNic1.hap1, whole genome shotgun sequence genomic window carries:
- the SMARCA4 gene encoding transcription activator BRG1 isoform X2: MATPDPPMGGTPRPGPSPGPGPSPGALLGPSPGPSPGSAHSIMGPSPGPPAGGYAQDNLHQMHKPMESLHEKGLAEDPRYGQMKGMGLRMGPPPSPMDQHSQGYPSPLGGSEHASSPVPSNGASAAGALEGADAALGQPPRGPTPFNQSQLHQLRAQIMAYKMLARGQPLPEHLQLAVQGKRPLPGMQQQMPSLPPPAGAAPAQGPAPGSGPGPAPPGYSRPHGMGGPNMPPPGPSGVPPGMPGQPPGGPPKPWPEGPMANAAAPTSAPQKLIPPQPTGRPSPAPPAVPPAASPVMPPQTQSPGQPAQPAPMVQLHQKQNRITPIQKPRGLDPVEILQEREYRLQARIAHRIQELENLPGSLAGDLRTKATIELKALRLLNFQRQLRQEVVVCMRRDTALETALNAKAYKRSKRQSLREARITEKLEKQQKIEQERKRRQKHQEYLNSILQHAKDFKEYHRSVGAKIQKLTKAVATYHANTEREQKKENERIEKERMRRLMAEDEEGYRKLIDQKKDKRLAYLLQQTDEYVANLTELVRQHKAAQVAKEKKKKKKKKKAENAEGQTPAIGPDGEPLDETSQMSDLPVKVIHVESGKILTGSDAPKAGQLEAWLEMNPGYEVAPRSDSEESGSEEDEEEEEEEQPQPAQPVEEKKKIPDPDSDDVSEVDARHIIENAKQDVDDEYGVSQALARGLQSYYAVAHAVTERVDKQSALMVNGVLKQYQIKGLEWLVSLYNNNLNGILADEMGLGKTIQTIALITYLMEHKRINGPFLIIVPLSTLSNWAYEFDKWAPSVVKVSYKGSPAARRAFVPQLRSGKFNVLLTTYEYIIKDKHILAKIRWKYMIVDEGHRMKNHHCKLTQVLNTHYVAPRRLLLTGTPLQNKLPELWALLNFLLPTIFKSCSTFEQWFNAPFAMTGEKVDLNEEETILIIRRLHKVLRPFLLRRLKKEVEAQLPEKVEYVIKCDMSALQRVLYRHMQAKGVLLTDGSEKDKKGKGGTKTLMNTIMQLRKICNHPYMFQHIEESFSEHLGFTGGIVQGLDLYRASGKFELLDRILPKLRATNHKVLLFCQMTSLMTIMEDYFAYRGFKYLRLDGTTKAEDRGMLLKTFNEPGSEYFIFLLSTRAGGLGLNLQSADTVIIFDSDWNPHQDLQAQDRAHRIGQQNEVRVLRLCTVNSVEEKILAAAKYKLNVDQKVIQAGMFDQKSSSHERRAFLQAILEHEEQDEEEDEVPDDETVNQMIARHEEEFDLFMRMDLDRRREEARNPKRKPRLMEEDELPSWIIKDDAEVERLTCEEEEEKMFGRGSRHRKEVDYSDSLTEKQWLKAIEEGTLEEIEEEVRQKKSSRKRKRDGDVGPSAPPAPARPRERDDDPKRQKKRGRPPAEKLAPNPPPLTRRMRKIVDAVIKYKDSSGRQLSEVFIQLPSRKELPEYYELIRKPVDFKKIKERIRNHKYRSLNDLEKDVMLLCQNAQTFNLEGSLIYEDSIVLQSVFTSVRQKMEKEEESEGEESEEEEEPEEDGSEAEARSVKVKIKLGRKDKAPERLKGRRRPGRGSRAKPVVSDDDSDDEQDEDRSGSGTEDD, encoded by the exons ATGGCAACCCCGGACCCGCCCATGGGCGGgaccccccggcccggcccctcccccgggcccggcccctcccccgGGGCGCTGCTCGGCCCCTCCCCCGGGCCGTCCCCCGGCTCCGCCCACAGCATCATGGGCccctcccccggcccccccgcgggGGGGTACGCTCAGGACAACCTGCACCAGATGCACAAG CCCATGGAGTCGCTGCACGAGAAGGGGCTGGCCGAGGATCCGCGCTACGGGCAGATGAAGGGGATGGGGCTGCGCATGGGGCCGCCCCCCAGCCCTATGGACCAGCACTCGCAAG GTTACCCGTCCCCGCTGGGCGGCTCGGAGCACGCGTCCAGCCCGGTGCCGTCCAACGGCGCTTCGGCGGCGGGCGCGCTGGAGGGGGCGGACGCGGCGCTGGGGCAGCCGCCCCGCGGCCCCACGCCGTTCAACCAGAGCCAGCTGCACCAGCTGCGCGCGCAGATCATGGCCTACAAGATgctggcgcgggggcagccGCTGCCcgagcacctgcagctggcggTGCAGGGCAAGCGGCCGCTGCCCgggatgcagcagcagatgcCGTCGCTACCTCCGCCCGCCGGCGCCGCGCCGGCACAGGGACCCGCGcccgggagcggccccggccccgcgccgcccggctACAGCAGACCTCACG GTATGGGAGGGCCCAACatgccgccccccggcccctcagGAGTCCCCCCCGGGATGCCGGGACAGCCCCCCGGGGGCCCCCCCAAGCCCTGGCCCGAAG GCCCCATGGCGAACGCGGCCGCCCCCACGAGCGCCCCGCAGAAGCTGATCCCCCCGCAGCCCACGGGCCGCCCGtcgccggccccgccggccgtGCCGCCGGCCGCCTCGCCGGTGATGCCGCCGCAGACGCAGTCGCCGGGGCAGCCGGCGCAGCCCGCGCCCATGGTGCAGCTGCACCAGAAACAGAACCGCATCACCCCCATCCAGAAACCCCGCGGGCTCGACCCGGTGGAGATCCTGCAGGAGAGGGAGTACAG GCTGCAGGCTCGCATCGCCCACCGCATCCAGGAGCTGGAAAACCTCCCCGGCTCCCTTGCCGGCGACCTGAGAACCAAAGCGACCATCGAACTGAAAGCGCTGAGGCTGCTCAACTTCCAGCGCCAG CTCCGCCAGGAGGTGGTGGTGTGCATGCGGCGCGACACGGCGCTGGAGACGGCGCTCAACGCGAAGGCGTACAAGCGCAGCAAGCGGCAGTCGCTGCGCGAGGCCCGCATCACCgagaagctggagaagcagcagaagatcGAGCAGGAGCGCAAGCGGCGGCAGAAGCACCAG GAATACCTCAACAGCATCCTCCAGCACGCCAAGGACTTCAAGGAGTACCACCGCTCGGTGGGCGCCAAGATCCAGAAGCTCACCAAGGCCGTGGCCACCTACCACGCCAACACCGAGCGCGAGCAGAAGAAGGAGAACGAGCGCATCGAGAAGGAGCGAATGCGGCGCCTCATG GCGGAGGATGAGGAGGGCTACCGCAAGCTCATCGACCAGAAGAAGGACAAGCGGTTGGCGTATCTGCTGCAGCAGACGGACGAGTACGTGGCCAACCTGACGGAGCTGGTGCGGCAGCACAAGGCggcccaggtggccaaggagaagaagaagaagaagaagaagaag aaGGCGGAGAATGCGGAGGGGCAGACGCCGGCGATTGGACCGGACGGCGAG CCGCTGGACGAGACGAGCCAGATGAGCGACCTGCCGGTCAAAGTGATCCACGTGGAGAGCGGCAAGATCCTGACGGGCAGCGACGCGCCCAAGGCCGGGCAGCTGGAGGCCTGGCTGGAGATGAACCCGGG GTACGAAGTGGCTCCCAGATCGGACAGCGAGGAGAGCGGCtcggaggaggacgaggag gaggaggaggaggagcagccacAACCCGCTCAGCCCgtggaggagaagaagaaaatccccGATCCCGACAGTGACGACGTCTCCGAGGTGGACGCCAGACACATCATCGA AAACGCCAAGCAGGACGTGGACGATGAGTACGGGGTGTCGCAGGCGCTGGCGCGGGGGCTCCAATCCTACTATGCCGTGGCCCACGCCGTCACCGAGCGCGTGGACAAGCAGTCCGCGCTCATGGTCAACGGCGTCCTCAAGCAGTACCAG ATCAAAGGTTTGGAGTGGCTGGTCTCGCTCTACAACAACAACCTCAATGGGATCTTGGCCGACGAGATGGGTTTGGGCAAAACCATCCAAACCATCGCGCTCATCACGTACCTCATGGAGCACAAGCGCATCAACGGGCCCTTCCTCATCATCGTCCCGCTCTC gaCACTCTCCAATTGGGCCTACGAGTTCGACAAGTGGGCGCCCTCGGTGGTCAAGGTCTCGTACAAG GGCTCCCCGGCGGCCAGACGGGCGTTCGTGCCGCAGCTGCGCAGCGGGAAGTTCAATGTCCTGCTCACCACCTATGAATACATCATCAAGGACAAGCACATTCTGGCCAAG ATCCGCTGGAAATACATGATCGTGGACGAGGGCCACCGCATGAAGAACCACCACTGCAAGCTGACGCAGGTGCTGAACACGCACTACGTGGCGCCGCGGCGGCTGCTGCTCACGGGGACGCCGCTGCAGAACAAGCTGCCCGAGCTCTGGGCGCTGCTCAACTTCCTGCTGCCCACCATCTTCAAGAGCTGCTCCACCTTCGAGCAGTGGTTCAACGCGCCCTTCGCCATGACCGGCGAGAAG GTGGACCTGAACGAGGAGGAGACCATCCTGATCATCCGGCGCCTGCACAAGGTGCTGCGGCCGTTCCTGCTGCGCCGCCTCAAGAAGGAGGTGGAGGCGCAGCTGCCCGAGAAG GTGGAATACGTGATCAAATGCGACATGTCTGCGCTGCAGCGGGTCCTGTACCGGCACATGCAGGCCAAGGGCGTCCTGCTGACCGACGGCTCCGAGAAGGACAAAAAG GGGAAAGGCGGCACCAAAACCCTGATGAACACCATCATGCAGCTGCGCAAGATCTGCAACCACCCCTACATGTTCCAGCACATCGAG GAATCGTTCTCTGAGCACTTGGGCTTCACGGGCGGCATCGTGCAAGG CCTGGATTTGTACCGGGCCTCGGGGAAGTTCGAGCTCCTGGACAGGATCCTGCCCAAACTCCGCGCCACCAACCACAAGgtgctgctgttctgccagATGACGTCGCTCATGACCATCATGGAGGATTATTTTGCTTACCGTGGGTTCAAGTACCTCAGGCTGGACG GCACGACGAAGGCGGAGGACCGGGGAATGCTGCTGAAGACGTTCAACGAGCCGGGCTCCGAGTATTTCATCTTCCTGCTGAGCACCAGGGCCGGCGGGCTGGGCCTGAACCTGCAGTCGGCCGACACCGTCATCATCTTCGACAGCGACTGGAACCCCCACCAG GACCTGCAGGCGCAGGACCGCGCGCACCGCATCGGGCAGCAGAACGAGGTGCGTGTGCTGCGGCTCTGCACCGTCAACAGCGTCGAGGAGAAAATCCTGGCGGCCGCCAAATATAAATTAAACGTGGACCAAAAAGTCATCCAGGCCGGGATGTTCGACCAGAAATCCTCCAGCCACGAGCGCCGCGCGTTCCTGCAGGCCATCCTGGAGCACGAGGAGCAGGACGAG GAGGAAGACGAGGTTCCCGACGACGAGACCGTGAACCAGATGATCGCGCGGCACGAGGAGGAGTTCGATCTCTTCATG CGCATGGACCTGGACCGCCGGCGGGAGGAGGCGCGGAACCCCAAGCGCAAACCGCGGCTGATGGAGGAGGACGAGCTGCCGTCCTGGATCATCAAGGACGACGCCGAGGTGGAGCGGCTGACgtgcgaggaggaggaggagaagatgtTCGGCCGCGGGTCGAGGCACCGCAAGGAGGTGGATTACAGCGACTCGCTCACCGAGAAGCAGTGGCTCAAG GCCATTGAGGAGGGGACTCTGGAGGAGATCGAGGAGGAGGTTCGCCAGAAAAAGTCCTCGCGGAAGCGCAAACGCGACGGGGACGTGGGACCctcggcccccccggcccccgcgcgGCCCCGCGAGCGCGACGATGACCCCAAGAGGCAGAAGAAACGGGGGCGCCCCCCGGCCGAGAAACTGGCGCCGAACCCGCCCCCCCTCACCCGCCGCATGAGGAAGATCGTGGACGCCGTCATCAAGTACAAGgacag CAGCGGCCGCCAGCTCAGCGAGGTTTTCATCCAGCTGCCCTCGCGCAAGGAGCTGCCCGAGTACTACGAGCTGATCCGCAAACCCGTCGACTTCAAGAAAATCAAG GAGCGCATCCGCAACCACAAGTACCGCAGCCTGAACGACCTGGAGAAGGACGTGATGCTGCTGTGCCAGAACGCGCAGACCTTCAACCTGGAGGGCTCGCTG atCTACGAGGACTCCATCGTGCTGCAGTCCGTGTTCACCAGCGTGCGGCAGAagatggagaaggaggaggagagcgaGGGGGAGGagagcgaggaggaggaggagcccgAGGAGGACGGGTCGGAGGCCGAGG CACGCTCGGTCAAGGTCAAGATCAAGCTGGGCCGCAAGGACAAGGCCCCCGAGCGGCTCAAGGGCCGGAGGCGCCCGGGACGCGGCTCCCGCGCCAAACCCGTGGTGAGCGACGACGACAGCGACGACGAGCAGGACGAG GATCGCTCCGGCAGCGGCACCGAGGACGATTGA
- the SMARCA4 gene encoding transcription activator BRG1 isoform X4, producing MATPDPPMGGTPRPGPSPGPGPSPGALLGPSPGPSPGSAHSIMGPSPGPPAGGYAQDNLHQMHKPMESLHEKGLAEDPRYGQMKGMGLRMGPPPSPMDQHSQGYPSPLGGSEHASSPVPSNGASAAGALEGADAALGQPPRGPTPFNQSQLHQLRAQIMAYKMLARGQPLPEHLQLAVQGKRPLPGMQQQMPSLPPPAGAAPAQGPAPGSGPGPAPPGYSRPHGMGGPNMPPPGPSGVPPGMPGQPPGGPPKPWPEGPMANAAAPTSAPQKLIPPQPTGRPSPAPPAVPPAASPVMPPQTQSPGQPAQPAPMVQLHQKQNRITPIQKPRGLDPVEILQEREYRLQARIAHRIQELENLPGSLAGDLRTKATIELKALRLLNFQRQLRQEVVVCMRRDTALETALNAKAYKRSKRQSLREARITEKLEKQQKIEQERKRRQKHQEYLNSILQHAKDFKEYHRSVGAKIQKLTKAVATYHANTEREQKKENERIEKERMRRLMAEDEEGYRKLIDQKKDKRLAYLLQQTDEYVANLTELVRQHKAAQVAKEKKKKKKKKAENAEGQTPAIGPDGEPLDETSQMSDLPVKVIHVESGKILTGSDAPKAGQLEAWLEMNPGYEVAPRSDSEESGSEEDEEEEEEEQPQPAQPVEEKKKIPDPDSDDVSEVDARHIIENAKQDVDDEYGVSQALARGLQSYYAVAHAVTERVDKQSALMVNGVLKQYQIKGLEWLVSLYNNNLNGILADEMGLGKTIQTIALITYLMEHKRINGPFLIIVPLSTLSNWAYEFDKWAPSVVKVSYKGSPAARRAFVPQLRSGKFNVLLTTYEYIIKDKHILAKIRWKYMIVDEGHRMKNHHCKLTQVLNTHYVAPRRLLLTGTPLQNKLPELWALLNFLLPTIFKSCSTFEQWFNAPFAMTGEKVDLNEEETILIIRRLHKVLRPFLLRRLKKEVEAQLPEKVEYVIKCDMSALQRVLYRHMQAKGVLLTDGSEKDKKGKGGTKTLMNTIMQLRKICNHPYMFQHIEESFSEHLGFTGGIVQGLDLYRASGKFELLDRILPKLRATNHKVLLFCQMTSLMTIMEDYFAYRGFKYLRLDGTTKAEDRGMLLKTFNEPGSEYFIFLLSTRAGGLGLNLQSADTVIIFDSDWNPHQDLQAQDRAHRIGQQNEVRVLRLCTVNSVEEKILAAAKYKLNVDQKVIQAGMFDQKSSSHERRAFLQAILEHEEQDEEEDEVPDDETVNQMIARHEEEFDLFMRMDLDRRREEARNPKRKPRLMEEDELPSWIIKDDAEVERLTCEEEEEKMFGRGSRHRKEVDYSDSLTEKQWLKAIEEGTLEEIEEEVRQKKSSRKRKRDGDVGPSAPPAPARPRERDDDPKRQKKRGRPPAEKLAPNPPPLTRRMRKIVDAVIKYKDSSSGRQLSEVFIQLPSRKELPEYYELIRKPVDFKKIKERIRNHKYRSLNDLEKDVMLLCQNAQTFNLEGSLIYEDSIVLQSVFTSVRQKMEKEEESEGEESEEEEEPEEDGSEAEARSVKVKIKLGRKDKAPERLKGRRRPGRGSRAKPVVSDDDSDDEQDEDRSGSGTEDD from the exons ATGGCAACCCCGGACCCGCCCATGGGCGGgaccccccggcccggcccctcccccgggcccggcccctcccccgGGGCGCTGCTCGGCCCCTCCCCCGGGCCGTCCCCCGGCTCCGCCCACAGCATCATGGGCccctcccccggcccccccgcgggGGGGTACGCTCAGGACAACCTGCACCAGATGCACAAG CCCATGGAGTCGCTGCACGAGAAGGGGCTGGCCGAGGATCCGCGCTACGGGCAGATGAAGGGGATGGGGCTGCGCATGGGGCCGCCCCCCAGCCCTATGGACCAGCACTCGCAAG GTTACCCGTCCCCGCTGGGCGGCTCGGAGCACGCGTCCAGCCCGGTGCCGTCCAACGGCGCTTCGGCGGCGGGCGCGCTGGAGGGGGCGGACGCGGCGCTGGGGCAGCCGCCCCGCGGCCCCACGCCGTTCAACCAGAGCCAGCTGCACCAGCTGCGCGCGCAGATCATGGCCTACAAGATgctggcgcgggggcagccGCTGCCcgagcacctgcagctggcggTGCAGGGCAAGCGGCCGCTGCCCgggatgcagcagcagatgcCGTCGCTACCTCCGCCCGCCGGCGCCGCGCCGGCACAGGGACCCGCGcccgggagcggccccggccccgcgccgcccggctACAGCAGACCTCACG GTATGGGAGGGCCCAACatgccgccccccggcccctcagGAGTCCCCCCCGGGATGCCGGGACAGCCCCCCGGGGGCCCCCCCAAGCCCTGGCCCGAAG GCCCCATGGCGAACGCGGCCGCCCCCACGAGCGCCCCGCAGAAGCTGATCCCCCCGCAGCCCACGGGCCGCCCGtcgccggccccgccggccgtGCCGCCGGCCGCCTCGCCGGTGATGCCGCCGCAGACGCAGTCGCCGGGGCAGCCGGCGCAGCCCGCGCCCATGGTGCAGCTGCACCAGAAACAGAACCGCATCACCCCCATCCAGAAACCCCGCGGGCTCGACCCGGTGGAGATCCTGCAGGAGAGGGAGTACAG GCTGCAGGCTCGCATCGCCCACCGCATCCAGGAGCTGGAAAACCTCCCCGGCTCCCTTGCCGGCGACCTGAGAACCAAAGCGACCATCGAACTGAAAGCGCTGAGGCTGCTCAACTTCCAGCGCCAG CTCCGCCAGGAGGTGGTGGTGTGCATGCGGCGCGACACGGCGCTGGAGACGGCGCTCAACGCGAAGGCGTACAAGCGCAGCAAGCGGCAGTCGCTGCGCGAGGCCCGCATCACCgagaagctggagaagcagcagaagatcGAGCAGGAGCGCAAGCGGCGGCAGAAGCACCAG GAATACCTCAACAGCATCCTCCAGCACGCCAAGGACTTCAAGGAGTACCACCGCTCGGTGGGCGCCAAGATCCAGAAGCTCACCAAGGCCGTGGCCACCTACCACGCCAACACCGAGCGCGAGCAGAAGAAGGAGAACGAGCGCATCGAGAAGGAGCGAATGCGGCGCCTCATG GCGGAGGATGAGGAGGGCTACCGCAAGCTCATCGACCAGAAGAAGGACAAGCGGTTGGCGTATCTGCTGCAGCAGACGGACGAGTACGTGGCCAACCTGACGGAGCTGGTGCGGCAGCACAAGGCggcccaggtggccaaggagaagaagaagaagaagaagaagaag GCGGAGAATGCGGAGGGGCAGACGCCGGCGATTGGACCGGACGGCGAG CCGCTGGACGAGACGAGCCAGATGAGCGACCTGCCGGTCAAAGTGATCCACGTGGAGAGCGGCAAGATCCTGACGGGCAGCGACGCGCCCAAGGCCGGGCAGCTGGAGGCCTGGCTGGAGATGAACCCGGG GTACGAAGTGGCTCCCAGATCGGACAGCGAGGAGAGCGGCtcggaggaggacgaggag gaggaggaggaggagcagccacAACCCGCTCAGCCCgtggaggagaagaagaaaatccccGATCCCGACAGTGACGACGTCTCCGAGGTGGACGCCAGACACATCATCGA AAACGCCAAGCAGGACGTGGACGATGAGTACGGGGTGTCGCAGGCGCTGGCGCGGGGGCTCCAATCCTACTATGCCGTGGCCCACGCCGTCACCGAGCGCGTGGACAAGCAGTCCGCGCTCATGGTCAACGGCGTCCTCAAGCAGTACCAG ATCAAAGGTTTGGAGTGGCTGGTCTCGCTCTACAACAACAACCTCAATGGGATCTTGGCCGACGAGATGGGTTTGGGCAAAACCATCCAAACCATCGCGCTCATCACGTACCTCATGGAGCACAAGCGCATCAACGGGCCCTTCCTCATCATCGTCCCGCTCTC gaCACTCTCCAATTGGGCCTACGAGTTCGACAAGTGGGCGCCCTCGGTGGTCAAGGTCTCGTACAAG GGCTCCCCGGCGGCCAGACGGGCGTTCGTGCCGCAGCTGCGCAGCGGGAAGTTCAATGTCCTGCTCACCACCTATGAATACATCATCAAGGACAAGCACATTCTGGCCAAG ATCCGCTGGAAATACATGATCGTGGACGAGGGCCACCGCATGAAGAACCACCACTGCAAGCTGACGCAGGTGCTGAACACGCACTACGTGGCGCCGCGGCGGCTGCTGCTCACGGGGACGCCGCTGCAGAACAAGCTGCCCGAGCTCTGGGCGCTGCTCAACTTCCTGCTGCCCACCATCTTCAAGAGCTGCTCCACCTTCGAGCAGTGGTTCAACGCGCCCTTCGCCATGACCGGCGAGAAG GTGGACCTGAACGAGGAGGAGACCATCCTGATCATCCGGCGCCTGCACAAGGTGCTGCGGCCGTTCCTGCTGCGCCGCCTCAAGAAGGAGGTGGAGGCGCAGCTGCCCGAGAAG GTGGAATACGTGATCAAATGCGACATGTCTGCGCTGCAGCGGGTCCTGTACCGGCACATGCAGGCCAAGGGCGTCCTGCTGACCGACGGCTCCGAGAAGGACAAAAAG GGGAAAGGCGGCACCAAAACCCTGATGAACACCATCATGCAGCTGCGCAAGATCTGCAACCACCCCTACATGTTCCAGCACATCGAG GAATCGTTCTCTGAGCACTTGGGCTTCACGGGCGGCATCGTGCAAGG CCTGGATTTGTACCGGGCCTCGGGGAAGTTCGAGCTCCTGGACAGGATCCTGCCCAAACTCCGCGCCACCAACCACAAGgtgctgctgttctgccagATGACGTCGCTCATGACCATCATGGAGGATTATTTTGCTTACCGTGGGTTCAAGTACCTCAGGCTGGACG GCACGACGAAGGCGGAGGACCGGGGAATGCTGCTGAAGACGTTCAACGAGCCGGGCTCCGAGTATTTCATCTTCCTGCTGAGCACCAGGGCCGGCGGGCTGGGCCTGAACCTGCAGTCGGCCGACACCGTCATCATCTTCGACAGCGACTGGAACCCCCACCAG GACCTGCAGGCGCAGGACCGCGCGCACCGCATCGGGCAGCAGAACGAGGTGCGTGTGCTGCGGCTCTGCACCGTCAACAGCGTCGAGGAGAAAATCCTGGCGGCCGCCAAATATAAATTAAACGTGGACCAAAAAGTCATCCAGGCCGGGATGTTCGACCAGAAATCCTCCAGCCACGAGCGCCGCGCGTTCCTGCAGGCCATCCTGGAGCACGAGGAGCAGGACGAG GAGGAAGACGAGGTTCCCGACGACGAGACCGTGAACCAGATGATCGCGCGGCACGAGGAGGAGTTCGATCTCTTCATG CGCATGGACCTGGACCGCCGGCGGGAGGAGGCGCGGAACCCCAAGCGCAAACCGCGGCTGATGGAGGAGGACGAGCTGCCGTCCTGGATCATCAAGGACGACGCCGAGGTGGAGCGGCTGACgtgcgaggaggaggaggagaagatgtTCGGCCGCGGGTCGAGGCACCGCAAGGAGGTGGATTACAGCGACTCGCTCACCGAGAAGCAGTGGCTCAAG GCCATTGAGGAGGGGACTCTGGAGGAGATCGAGGAGGAGGTTCGCCAGAAAAAGTCCTCGCGGAAGCGCAAACGCGACGGGGACGTGGGACCctcggcccccccggcccccgcgcgGCCCCGCGAGCGCGACGATGACCCCAAGAGGCAGAAGAAACGGGGGCGCCCCCCGGCCGAGAAACTGGCGCCGAACCCGCCCCCCCTCACCCGCCGCATGAGGAAGATCGTGGACGCCGTCATCAAGTACAAGgacag CAGCAGCGGCCGCCAGCTCAGCGAGGTTTTCATCCAGCTGCCCTCGCGCAAGGAGCTGCCCGAGTACTACGAGCTGATCCGCAAACCCGTCGACTTCAAGAAAATCAAG GAGCGCATCCGCAACCACAAGTACCGCAGCCTGAACGACCTGGAGAAGGACGTGATGCTGCTGTGCCAGAACGCGCAGACCTTCAACCTGGAGGGCTCGCTG atCTACGAGGACTCCATCGTGCTGCAGTCCGTGTTCACCAGCGTGCGGCAGAagatggagaaggaggaggagagcgaGGGGGAGGagagcgaggaggaggaggagcccgAGGAGGACGGGTCGGAGGCCGAGG CACGCTCGGTCAAGGTCAAGATCAAGCTGGGCCGCAAGGACAAGGCCCCCGAGCGGCTCAAGGGCCGGAGGCGCCCGGGACGCGGCTCCCGCGCCAAACCCGTGGTGAGCGACGACGACAGCGACGACGAGCAGGACGAG GATCGCTCCGGCAGCGGCACCGAGGACGATTGA